Proteins from one Camelina sativa cultivar DH55 chromosome 8, Cs, whole genome shotgun sequence genomic window:
- the LOC104706295 gene encoding uncharacterized protein LOC104706295: protein MKAESEDPSSVTRLDVWIKSRTKKDGTPVDTNAADLIQKAAEIGGSDAPAFLTNPDEDHLAKLLGPDNSGRLRAMGRGMSKTKLACLQMQSKCMAEMEERQVKLVKQVNALESELGRIKNQRPEAEMDENSAARVTYSYFFSYQLSDSS from the exons ATG AAAGCTGAAAGTGAAGATCCTTCCAGCGTGACAAGACTAGATGTTTGGATCAAGTCTCGCACCAAAAAGGATGGTACACCAGTAGATACGAATGCAGCTGATTTGATT CAAAAAGCAGCTGAAATTGGTGGAAGTGATGCTccagcatttttaacaaatccagATGAAGATCACCTCGCCAAGCTTTTAGGACCTGACAATTCTGGTAGGCTGAGGGCAATGGGTAGAGGCATGAGTAAGACCAAATTAGCTTGTTTACAAATGCAGAGCAAGTGTATGGCTGAAATGGAAGAGCGGcaagtaaaattagtaaaacaggTCAATGCCTTGGAAAGTGAACTTGGCAGAATCAAGAATCAG agaccagaagctgaaatggatgaaaactcagctgcaagagtaacatattcttacttcttttcatatcagctaagtgattcttcttag
- the LOC104709234 gene encoding uncharacterized protein LOC104709234, whose product MGITLHATVAEALSHRQQPHIVEHLNQFETALANIRSRGLVEEADVVLWKGKGGQFKTKFTTKETWENTRHPRQRVSWVAEVWFSHATPKFSFIVWLATLNRLATGDRMQHWHAQVDISCSLCHAPLETRNHLFFSCPYSTAVWTGLTSKLLAHQFSTDWTTNLALLTDTSLEKTTLFLPRYAFQASIHTLWKRRNNRRHGEPSVLPALFLKHLYSLIRNRLLSLPTNRDHLDYMAKWLATR is encoded by the coding sequence ATGGGAATCACTCTCCATGCAACGGTAGCGGAAGCTCTCTCTCACCGCCAACAACCGCACATAGTGGAACACCTGAATCAGTTCGAGACAGCTCTGGCAAACATTCGCAGCAGAGGACTTGTCGAAGAAGCAGATGTAGTCCTCTGGAAAGGCAAAGGTGGTCAATTCAAGACAAAGTTCACCACCAAAGAAACCTGGGAGAATACTCGACACCCGAGGCAGAGGGTGTCGTGGGTGGCGGAAGTCTGGTTTTCTCACGCCACGCCAAAGTTCTCTTTCATTGTTTGGTTAGCCACTCTTAATCGCTTAGCAACCGGAGATAGGATGCAACACTGGCACGCGCAGGTAGATATCTCCTGCTCTTTGTGTCATGCACCGCTGGAAACAAGAAaccacctcttcttctcttgtcccTACTCGACTGCAGTTTGGACTGGTCTCACCTCGAAGCTCCTAGCACACCAGTTCTCCACAGACTGGACAACAAACTTGGCTCTTCTCACAGACACTTCCTTGGAGAAGACAACTCTGTTCTTACCGCGGTATGCTTTCCAGGCATCCATCCACACTCTTTGGAAAAGACGAAATAATCGCCGCCATGGGGAACCATCGGTACTACCTGCTCTGTTTCTTAAACATTTGTACAGTCTTATCCGCAACCGGTTACTCTCTCTTCCAACTAACAGAGATCACTTGGACTACATGGCTAAGTGGTTAGCAACACGCTAA
- the LOC104709235 gene encoding uncharacterized protein LOC104709235 has protein sequence MKTHLVVVSKVITLAYVSLPFSEFIRFCKQHMISKENGSCVNAMSADFTSIAEDHIPGQIYLAQFPILNDEKEEKVQLKILRQDFQTPSPLVGKSLSSINFWMNSSQARSTTHYDPHHNLLCIVSGRKKVVLWPPSASPSLYPMPIYGEESNHSSVGLENPNLSDYPRAEHSLKQSQEVTLDAGDAVFIPEGWFHQVDSDDLTIAVNFWWQSNIMSNMPEHMDSYYLRQITRRLIDREMSLLVSKPSSTDLKQLSKQIYQSHIGMAEGGNGNSENESAKKGLGTLFDRTSLDDLDPSACHALHELVSLVHDHVNAVDTSTGRQYTSPTPSCSDPATEGRKSKILVNALPCLEDDRIAHMLWDLEAFRLRDVLLALKKAAESLLDVTRSSLIWHGGQWLNNGSHQGITQGVKSSTRAIRLAEGRLRRLTNMNPDPATEGRKSKILVNALPCLEDDRIAHMLWDLEAFRLRDALKKAAESLLDVTRSSLIWHGGQWLNNGSHQGITQGVKSSTRAIRLAEGRLRRRWFIKPRQRKKNQWWLRKRGGSRKGSLKDVPYVSSRPLVSLRPPQVILHNELSTRSLEGDDIREYESKLIRNTTMSVF, from the exons ATGAAAACACATCTTGTTGTTGTGTCAAAAGTCATAACTCTTGCATAt GTATCACTGCCGTTCTCGGAGTTTATCAGATTCTGCAAGCAGCATATGATAAGCAAAGAGAATGGTTCCTGTGTTAATGCTATGTCTGCAGATTTTACTTCTATAGCTGAGGACCATATACCTGGACAAATATACCTAGCACAG tttccAATTCTGaatgatgagaaagaagagaaggttCAACTCAAGATTCTGAGACAAGACTTCCAGACG CCCTCACCTTTAGTGGGAAAGTCACTGTCTTCTATCAATTTCTGGATGAATTCTTCACAAGCTCGATCAACTACTCACTATGATCCTCATCATAACCTTTTGTGCATAGTCTCAGGGCGTAAAAAAG TTGTCTTGTGGCCTCCTTCCGCCAGTCCCTCACTCTATCCGATGCCGATATATGGAGAAGAGTCAAACCACAG TTCGGTTGGTctagaaaatccaaatttatcTGATTATCCAAGGGCAGAGCATTCCCTGAAGCAGTCGCAGGAGGTTACTCTTGACGCTGGTGATGCAGTATTCATTCCTGAAGGCTG GTTCCATCAGGTGGATAGTGATGACCTGACTATTGCTGTCAACTTTTGGTGGCAATCAAACATTATGTCTAATATGCCTGAACATATGGATTCATATTATCTGCGCCAAATCACAAGAAG ATTGATAGACAGAGAAATG AGCCTGTTAGTTTCGAAGCCTTCATCAACTGATTTGAAGCAACTGTCTAAGCAGATTTACCAATCTCACATTGGGATGGCAG AAGGTGGGAATGGTAACTCAGAAAATGAAAGCGCTAAGAAAGGCCTCGGCACATTGTTTGATAGAACGTCATTGGATGATCTGGATCCTTCTGCTTGCCATGCTCTTCATGAGCTTGTTTCCTTAGTCCATGACCATGTTAATGCTGTTGATACAAGTACAGGACGGCAGTACACTTCACCTACACCTAGTTGTTCAGACCCAGCTACAGAGGGCAGAAAAAGCAAGATCCTGGTGAATGCATTGCCTTGTTTAGAAGATGATCGCATTGCCCATATGCTCTGGGATCTGGAAGCATTTAGACTTCGAGATGTACTCCTT GCTTTAAAGAAAGCAGCCGAGTCTCTTCTGGATGTAACTAGAAGTTCGCTTATCTGGCATGGAGGTCAGTGGCTTAACAATGGATCTCa CCAAGGCATCACTCAAGGTGTTAAAAGCTCAACGCGGGCTATTCGCCTAGCTGAAGGTAGACTAAGACGGTTAACAAACATGAATCCAG ACCCAGCTACAGAGGGCAGAAAAAGCAAGATCCTGGTGAATGCATTGCCTTGTTTAGAAGATGATCGCATTGCCCATATGCTCTGGGATCTGGAAGCATTTAGACTTCGAGAT GCTTTAAAGAAAGCAGCCGAGTCTCTTCTGGATGTAACTAGAAGTTCGCTTATCTGGCATGGAGGTCAGTGGCTTAACAATGGATCTCa CCAAGGCATCACTCAAGGTGTTAAAAGCTCAACGCGGGCTATTCGCCTAGCTGAAGGTAGACTAAGACG GAGGTGGTTCATCAAACCAAGACAGAGGAAAAAGAACCAATGGTGGCTAAGAAAACGAGGAGGTTCAAGGAAGGGATCGTTAAAGGACGTTCCTTATGTTTCTTCACGGCCACTCGTTTCTCTAAGACCACCACAAGTTATCTTGCATAACGAGCTTAGCACTAGAAGCCTAGAAGGTGACGACATAAGAGAATATGAGAGCAAGCTCATCCGTAATACTACCATGAGTgtcttttga
- the LOC104706294 gene encoding ARF guanine-nucleotide exchange factor GNL2-like produces the protein MVTCDTERVAVKAKRKELGISCMLNTEVGAVLAVIRRPLAESYLSSQETDHCNSSVQHSLKSLRALIFNPQQEWRTIDPSVYLSPFLEVIQSDEIPASATAVALSSILKILKIEIFDEKTPGAKDAMNSIVSGITSCRLEKTDLVSEDAVMMRILQVLIGIMKHPSSDLLEDQAVCTIVNTCFQVVQQSSGRGDLLQRNGRYAMHELIQIIFSRLPDFDVRGDEGGEDTESDTDEIDMSGGYGIRCCIDIFHFLCSLLNVVEVVENSEGTNVHTADKDVQIFALVLINSAIELSGDAIGQHPKLLRMVQDDLFHHLIHYGASSSPLVLSMISSCILNIYHFLRKFMRLQLEAFFSFVLLKVTALTGFLQLQEVALEGLINFCRQPAFIVEAYVNYDCDPMCRNIFEETGKVLCRHTFPTSGPLTSLQIQAFEGLVILIHNIADNMDKEEDEGDEENDQSNIIKPTPVEIHEYIPFWIEKPKEDFETWVDHIRIRKAQKRKLAIAANHFNRDEKKGLEYLKYNFLVSDPPDPMALASFFRFTPGLDKTMIGDYLGDPEEFHLSVLRSFTHTFEFTGMNLDTALRTFLESFRLPGESQKIERMIEAFSERFYKQQSSDIFASKDTVHILCYSLIMLNTDQHNPQVRKKMTEDEFIRNNRAINAENDLPREYLSELFQSIATNAFALSTHSGPVEMNPNRWIELMNRTKTTQPFSMCQFDRRIGRDMFATIAGPSIAAVSAFFEHSDDDEVLHECVDAMISIARVAQYGLEDILDELIASFCKFTTLLNPYTTPEETLFAFSHDMKPRMATLAVFTLANNFGDSIRGGWRNIVDCLLKLRKLQLLPQSVIEFETTDDETLNNGGSEPDINNSLNQDTKFNRRQGSSLMGRFSHFLALDSVEESVALGMSEFEQNLKVIKQCRIGQIFSKSSVLPDVAVLNLGRSLIYAAAGKGQKFSTAIEEEETVKFCWDLIIAVALSNIHRFNMFWPSYHEYLLNVANFPLFSPIPFVEKGIPGLFKVCIKILASNLQDHLPEELIFRSLTIMWKIDKEIIETCYDSITEFVSNIITNYSSNLQTNIGWKSVLQLLSLCGRHPETKDQAVDALISLMSVNAIHLSQSSYAYCIDCAFSFVALRNSSVEKNLRILDLMAESVTMLIKWYKTASSDTSNSYSPASNTSSSSSMEENSLRGVNFVHHLFLKLSEAFRKTTLARREEIRNKAVTSLEKSFNMGHEDLGFTPSGCIYCIDHVIFPTIDDLHEKLLDYSRRENAEREMRSMEGTLKIAMKMLMNVYLVYLEQIVESAEFRTFWLGVLRRMDTCMKADLGEYGDNKLQEVVPELLTTMIGTMKEKEILVQKEDDDLWEITYIQIQWIAPSLKDELFPDEEI, from the exons ATGGTAACATGCGATACAGAAAGAGTTGCGGTGAAAGCAAAGCGAAAAGAGCTAGGCATATCATGCATGCTCAACACGGAGGTTGGTGCAGTTCTTGCGGTCATTCGTAGACCTCTTGCTGAAAGTTACCTTTCTTCCCAAGAAACAGACCATTGTAATTCATCTGTCCAACATTCCTTAAAATCTCTTAGAGCCCTTATCTTTAATCCTCAGCAGGAATGGCGCACCATCGATCCTTCGGTTTATCTATCACCTTTCCTTGAAGTTATTCAAAGCGATGAGATCCCGGCTAGTGCCACAGCCGTTGCCCTTTCGTCCATCTTAAAGATCCTTAAAATCGAGATTTTCGATGAGAAAACACCTGGTGCTAAAGATGCTATGAACTCAATTGTTTCGGGGATTACTAGTTGTCGTTTGGAGAAAACAGATTTGGTTTCTGAAGATGCTGTGATGATGAGGATTCTTCAAGTTTTAATCGGAATCATGAAGCATCCATCCTCT GATTTACTAGAAGATCAAGCGGTTTGCACAATTGTCAATACATGTTTCCAAGTGGTACAACAATCTTCTGGGAGAGGAGATTTGTTGCAACGAAATGGAAGATACGCAATGCACGAGCTGATTCAGATAATCTTCTCTAGATTACCTGATTTTGATGTAAGAGGAGATGAAGGTGGTGAGGATACAGAATCTGATACTGACGAAATCGACATGAGTGGCGGATATGGAATCAGATGTTGCATCGACATTTTCCATTTCTTATGTTCTTTGCTCAATGTAGTTGAGGTTGTCGAGAACTCCGAAGGGACAAATGTTCACACTGCCGACAAAGATGTCCAGATTTTTGCTTTGGTTTTAATCAATAGCGCGATTGAGTTAAGCGGTGATGCTATTGGGCAACACCCAAAGCTTCTTAGGATGGTTCAAGACGATCTGTTTCACCATTTGATCCATTATGGAGCTTCTTCAAGCCCTCTCGTGCTATCTATGATCTCTAGTTGTATACTCAATATCTATCACTTCCTTCGCAA GTTCATGAGGCTACAACTTGAGGCTTTCTTCTCTTTCGTGTTGTTGAAAGTTACAGCTTTGACAGGCTTCCTTCAGCTACAAGAAGTTGCTCTTGAAGGACTAATCAATTTTTGTCGACAACCCGCTTTCATAGTTGAAGCTTATGTTAACTACGATTGTGATCCGATGTGTCGAAATATTTTTGAAGAGACCGGAAAAGTTTTGTGCAGGCACACCTTCCCTACCTCTGGTCCTTTAACCTCTTTACAAATCCAAGCCTTTGAAGGTCTTGTGATCTTAATTCACAACATTGCTGATAATatggataaagaagaagatgaaggtgaTGAAGAAAATGATCAATCCAATATTATTAAGCCAACCCCTGTTGAGATTCATGAGTACATACCATTTTGGATAGAAAAGCCAAAAGAGGATTTTGAGACATGGGTAGATCATATAAGGATAAGGAAAGCGCAGAAGAGGAAGCTAGCTATTGCTGCAAATCATTTCAACAGAGATGAGAAAAAGGGTTTGGAGTATTTGAAGTATAACTTCTTAGTCTCAGATCCTCCTGATCCAATGGCTTTAGCTTCATTTTTCAGATTTACACCGGGTTTGGATAAGACAATGATTGGAGATTACCTTGGAGATCCTGAAGAATTTCATCTTAGTGTTCTAAGAAGCTTTACACATACATTTGAGTTCACGGGTATGAATCTTGATACCGCATTGAGGACATTTCTTGAGTCATTTCGGTTACCGGGAGAGTCACAAAAGATTGAACGTATGATTGAAGCTTTCTCTGAGAGATTCTATAAACAACAATCATCTGATATTTTTGCAAGCAAAGATACTGTTCATATTTTGTGTTACTCGCTTATAATGCTCAACACAGATCAACATAATCCTCAAGTTAGGAAGAAAATGACAGAAGATGAGTTTATACGCAATAACCGAGCGATTAACGCGGAAAATGACCTTCCAAGAGAATACCTCTCAGAGCTTTTCCAGTCCATTGCAACCAACGCATTCGCTCTATCGACACATTCAGGTCCGGTGGAAATGAATCCAAACAGATGGATTGAGTTAATGAACCGAACTAAGACGACACAACCCTTTAGCATGTGCCAGTTCGATCGAAGAATAGGAAGAGATATGTTTGCAACCATTGCAGGTCCATCAATAGCAGCTGTTTCTGCATTCTTTGAGCattcagatgatgatgaagtgcTTCATGAATGTGTTGATGCTATGATTTCTATAGCTAGAGTTGCTCAATATGGCCTTGAAGACATTCTTGATGAGCTCATCGCTTCTTTTTGTAAATTCACAACGTTATTAAACCCTTACACTACACCAGAAGAAACTCTGTTCGCATTTAGTCACGATATGAAACCAAGAATGGCTACTCTAGCGGTTTTTACACTCGCTAACAACTTCGGTGATTCTATCAGAGGAGGGTGGAGGAACATTGTGGACTGCCTCTTGAAACTCAGAAAGCTTCAACTTCTTCCACAGTCTGTCATTGAGTTTGAGACAACAGATGATGAGACCTTAAACAATGGTGGATCAGAACCTGACATAAACAATTCTTTGAACCAAGACACAAAGTTTAACAGACGACAAGGTTCTAGTCTTATGGGTCGGTTCTCACACTTCTTGGCATTAGATAGTGTGGAAGAATCTGTGGCTCTTGGAATGAGCGAGTTTGAACAAAATCTTAAAGTCATCAAACAATGCAGGATTGGTCAAATATTTAGCAAGAGCTCGGTGTTGCCAGATGTTGCGGTCTTGAATCTAGGCCGTTCTTTAATCTATGCAGCTGCTGGAAAAGGACAAAAGTTTAGTACTGCGATAGAGGAGGAAGAGACAGTCAAATTCTGTTGGGATTTGATCATAGCTGTTGCATTGTCTAACATCCACCGGTTCAATATGTTTTGGCCAAGTTACCATGAATATCTACTCAATGTTGCAAATTTCCCGCTTTTTTCGCCTATTCCGTTTGTCGAAAAAGGGATTCCGGGTTTATTTAAGGTATGCATCAAGATCCTTGCTTCTAACCTTCAAGACCATCTACCAGAGGAGTtgatttttaggtccttaacgATAATGTGGAAGATAGATAAAGAAATTATTGAAACATGTTACGATTCAATAACCGAGTTCGTTAGCAATATCATTACAAACTACTCTAGTAATCTGCAAACCAATATTGGGTGGAAAAGTGTTTTACAACTACTTTCTTTGTGTGGAAGACATCCAGAGACCAAAGACCAAGCAGTCGATGCTCTCATTAGTTTAATGTCGGTTAACGCCATACATCTCTCACAGTCAAGTTACGCTTATTGCATCGATTGTGCCTTTAGTTTTGTTGCTCTAAGAAATAGTTCTGTTGAGAAGAACTTGAGAATATTGGATCTCATGGCAGAGTCAGTGACAATGCTGATAAAATGGTACAAAACCGCCTCTTCTGATACTTCAAATAGCTACAGTCCGGCGAGCAACACAAGCAGTTCATCATCTATGGAAGAAAACAGCTTGAGAGGGGTTAACTTTGTTCATCATCTTTTCCTAAAACTCTCTGAGGCTTTTCGAAAAACGACCCTTGCACGCCGAGAAGAGATAAGAAACAAAGCAGTAACGTCTCTTGAAAAAAGTTTCAACATGGGCCATGAAGATCTTGGATTTACGCCCTCGGGGTGTATATATTGCATTGACCATGTCATATTCCCAACAATTGATGACTTGCATGAGAAGCTTCTAGACTATTCAAGGCGGGAAAACGCGGAAAGAGAGATGAGAAGCATGGAAGGGACTTTGAAGATAGCGATGAAAATGCTCATGAACGTCTACTTGGTTTACTTGGAACAGATTGTAGAAAGTGCTGAGTTTAGAACCTTTTGGTTAGGAGTGTTGAGGAGAATGGATACGTGTATGAAGGCGGATTTGGGAGAGTATGGAGACAACAAACTTCAAGAAGTTGTGCCTGAACTCTTGACCACAATGATCGGTACcatgaaggagaaagagattCTAGTGCAGAAGGAAGACGATGACCTATGGGAGATTACTTATATTCAGATCCAGTGGATTGCTCCATCACTCAAGGATGAGTTATTTCCCGATGAAGAGATTTAG